The Halobellus sp. MBLA0158 genome has a window encoding:
- a CDS encoding DUF7262 family protein has product MSESADRGQLATSLVEAVVGALLVLAVVAGFLWAPVDDGRADAEPDRLAADALAVLHAEAPAGSGRSRLTAACRSPASFATERAPLRARLEAVLPPGAFGRVATPHGSVGPPAPTTVVQSGRARLDVGPCAVTLRVWFP; this is encoded by the coding sequence GTGTCTGAGTCCGCCGATCGCGGACAGCTCGCGACGTCGCTCGTCGAGGCCGTGGTCGGCGCGCTGCTGGTGCTGGCGGTCGTCGCCGGGTTCCTCTGGGCTCCCGTCGACGACGGCCGGGCCGACGCCGAGCCGGACCGCCTCGCGGCCGACGCGCTGGCCGTGCTGCACGCCGAGGCGCCCGCGGGCTCGGGTCGCAGTCGGCTGACGGCGGCCTGCCGGTCGCCGGCGTCGTTCGCGACCGAGCGCGCCCCCCTGCGGGCGCGTCTGGAAGCGGTGCTTCCTCCCGGGGCGTTCGGACGCGTCGCGACGCCGCACGGATCGGTCGGACCGCCGGCCCCGACTACCGTCGTCCAGTCCGGCCGGGCGAGGCTCGACGTCGGGCCGTGTGCGGTCACCCTTCGGGTGTGGTTCCCGTGA
- a CDS encoding DUF7261 family protein produces MRSPLRGRADDRGQIVLVSAAVVAVALLAMTVAYAQLGYDGDRDAAADVEVASLGEIDRSLAGSVRTAATAVTARNDAADRWRDRRVVAAEISAAVESDVARLERAHASESRSLTVTFDDAAAARWAREECPGGRGRDFGPCRAIGGIVVQERAGTATPVAAAFHVRVVSPVESTHATLLVRV; encoded by the coding sequence ATGCGTTCGCCACTCCGCGGGCGCGCCGACGACCGCGGCCAGATCGTCCTCGTCTCGGCGGCGGTCGTCGCGGTCGCGCTCCTCGCGATGACGGTCGCGTACGCGCAGTTGGGCTACGACGGCGACCGAGACGCGGCGGCCGACGTCGAAGTGGCGTCGCTCGGGGAGATCGATCGCAGCCTCGCGGGCTCCGTTCGGACGGCCGCGACTGCGGTGACTGCGCGAAACGACGCCGCCGACCGCTGGCGGGACCGCCGCGTCGTCGCCGCGGAGATCAGCGCGGCAGTCGAGTCCGACGTCGCTCGGCTCGAACGGGCGCACGCGTCCGAGAGCCGGTCGCTGACGGTGACGTTCGACGACGCGGCGGCGGCTCGCTGGGCCCGCGAGGAGTGTCCCGGTGGTCGCGGACGCGACTTCGGCCCCTGCCGAGCGATCGGGGGCATCGTCGTCCAGGAGCGCGCCGGGACGGCGACGCCCGTCGCGGCCGCGTTCCACGTCCGAGTCGTCTCTCCGGTCGAGTCGACGCACGCGACACTCCTGGTCCGGGTATGA
- a CDS encoding histidine kinase N-terminal 7TM domain-containing protein, giving the protein MAWHLSSISALGFAAVGVHAALVAVGWRHRESRCGTEIAALHVLVGLSALAYAIQIGFGSVAMQRRWWQVTFALSTGVPILWLVVVVQYVSRSQWLTVRRAALLALEPLAVLIATATNPMHHLVWTVPSGPTVVDSTVQVAFGPLYYLHVVFAYTAVAIGMGLILLVGVRMSLLYWKQVAVLTVAPLPPFLSHVAFLLGMSPIPGVDLTSFTFAITGVLVVLGLYHFDLLERVPVARRRAFEAMGDGLVVLDSDRVVVEVDDTARRVLDPPPDPGDHVSDVFPEHAFEDLKGTTVTDGRSRAYDIRLSELSDERGDEVGYALALRDVTGRHRYEQRLEVANRILRHNLRNDMNVVRGYADIVASGTVEDAERAAESILSRTDDLLTVSDKARKVSELEDTHSETPTVHDVTEIVASAVRRAERGYPDVEFAFDGDAHARAALTDANSIGTATEELIELLVTESDSEGLRVRVSVEREATADSEPSIAVRFASSGDGIPEVERRALDAGSETPLQHAEGLGLWLAYWCVIENGGELRFADGSGGSAGDRDAPVDGDSPGDGVDSPAEGTAATDLRTIVTLRFSEPDE; this is encoded by the coding sequence ATGGCGTGGCATCTCTCCTCGATCTCGGCTCTCGGTTTCGCCGCCGTCGGCGTCCACGCGGCGCTCGTCGCCGTCGGATGGCGACACCGTGAGTCGCGGTGCGGCACCGAGATCGCGGCGCTCCACGTCCTCGTCGGCCTCTCGGCGCTGGCGTACGCGATCCAGATCGGCTTCGGATCGGTCGCGATGCAGCGGCGCTGGTGGCAGGTGACGTTCGCGCTGTCGACTGGCGTCCCGATCCTGTGGCTCGTCGTCGTCGTCCAGTACGTCAGCCGCTCGCAGTGGCTGACGGTCCGGCGCGCGGCGCTGCTCGCGCTCGAACCGCTCGCCGTTCTCATCGCGACCGCGACGAACCCGATGCACCACCTAGTCTGGACAGTTCCCTCTGGACCGACCGTCGTCGACTCGACTGTGCAGGTCGCGTTCGGGCCGCTCTACTATCTCCACGTCGTCTTTGCTTACACGGCGGTCGCGATCGGGATGGGGCTGATTCTCCTGGTCGGCGTCCGGATGTCGCTGCTCTACTGGAAGCAAGTCGCCGTCCTCACCGTCGCGCCGCTGCCGCCGTTCCTCTCACACGTCGCGTTCCTGCTCGGTATGAGCCCGATTCCGGGCGTCGATCTGACGTCGTTCACCTTCGCGATCACCGGCGTTCTCGTGGTGCTCGGGCTGTATCACTTCGATCTGCTCGAACGGGTCCCGGTCGCCCGCCGCCGGGCCTTCGAGGCGATGGGCGACGGGCTCGTCGTCCTCGACTCCGACCGCGTCGTCGTCGAGGTCGACGACACCGCCCGCCGGGTCCTCGATCCGCCGCCCGACCCCGGCGACCACGTCAGCGACGTCTTCCCCGAGCACGCCTTCGAGGATCTCAAGGGAACGACGGTCACGGACGGGCGAAGCCGCGCGTACGACATCCGCCTCTCGGAGCTCTCCGACGAGCGGGGCGACGAGGTGGGGTACGCGCTGGCGCTCCGCGACGTCACCGGGCGGCACCGCTACGAACAGCGCCTCGAAGTCGCGAACCGGATCCTCCGGCACAACCTCCGCAACGATATGAACGTCGTGCGCGGCTACGCCGACATCGTCGCCTCCGGGACCGTCGAGGACGCCGAGCGCGCGGCCGAGTCCATCCTCAGCCGGACCGACGATCTCCTGACCGTCAGCGACAAGGCCCGGAAGGTCTCCGAGCTCGAAGACACCCACTCGGAGACGCCGACGGTCCACGACGTGACCGAGATCGTCGCCAGCGCCGTCCGCCGCGCCGAGCGGGGCTACCCCGACGTCGAGTTCGCCTTCGACGGCGACGCCCACGCCCGCGCGGCGCTCACCGATGCCAACTCGATCGGAACCGCGACCGAGGAGCTGATCGAGCTCCTCGTCACCGAGTCCGACTCTGAGGGGCTCCGCGTCCGGGTCAGCGTCGAGCGCGAGGCGACGGCCGACTCGGAGCCGTCGATCGCCGTCCGCTTCGCATCGAGCGGCGACGGCATCCCCGAAGTGGAGCGGCGGGCGCTCGATGCGGGCTCGGAGACGCCGCTCCAACACGCCGAGGGACTCGGCCTGTGGCTCGCGTACTGGTGCGTCATCGAGAACGGCGGGGAGCTCCGGTTCGCCGACGGATCCGGCGGGTCCGCGGGCGACCGCGACGCCCCCGTCGACGGCGATTCGCCCGGCGACGGCGTCGACAGCCCCGCCGAGGGCACCGCCGCCACCGACCTCCGAACGATCGTGACGCTCCGGTTCTCCGAGCCCGACGAGTGA
- a CDS encoding DUF4129 domain-containing protein, translating into MDASTARRLAVALLAVAALAATAATIDTTVTGGTGGSLGGASGGAPSGAPAPLIDVPSGESAAVLGSVCVPFLARPPVVALLFALLAAGHYAVYRRSESLPTVVATAVGVGFPLALLWAVLVSCRLPTLSIDVGFEFGLGADGPGIVPFPVGSGGFGLGGEGSGSVATPSALFGLALFVALALAVVLLLASTGDELAGDDADDSADGDSEATPPDVRRVGEAAGDAADRLEAEADVGNEVYRAWVEMTNHLDVDRPESCTPGEFAAAAVDAGMDRDDVAELTRLFEEVRYGDEDVTDLRAERAVSALRRIESAYAGEGS; encoded by the coding sequence GTGGACGCATCGACCGCCCGCCGGCTCGCCGTGGCCCTCCTCGCCGTCGCCGCACTCGCCGCGACGGCGGCGACGATCGACACCACCGTCACCGGCGGGACCGGCGGCAGCCTCGGCGGCGCGTCCGGCGGCGCCCCCTCGGGCGCTCCGGCGCCGCTGATCGACGTTCCGAGCGGCGAGAGCGCCGCCGTCCTGGGCTCCGTCTGCGTCCCGTTCCTGGCTCGGCCGCCCGTCGTCGCGCTCCTCTTCGCGCTCCTCGCGGCGGGCCACTACGCGGTCTACCGTCGATCCGAGTCGCTCCCGACCGTCGTCGCGACCGCCGTGGGGGTCGGGTTCCCGCTCGCACTGCTGTGGGCGGTCCTCGTCTCGTGTCGGCTTCCGACGCTGTCGATCGACGTCGGCTTCGAGTTCGGTCTCGGCGCCGACGGTCCGGGCATCGTTCCGTTCCCCGTCGGGAGCGGCGGGTTCGGCCTCGGCGGGGAGGGAAGCGGCTCGGTCGCGACGCCGTCTGCGCTCTTCGGCCTCGCGCTGTTCGTCGCGCTCGCGCTCGCCGTCGTCCTGCTTTTGGCCTCGACGGGGGACGAACTCGCGGGCGACGACGCCGACGATTCCGCCGACGGGGATTCCGAGGCGACCCCGCCGGACGTCAGGCGGGTCGGCGAGGCCGCCGGCGACGCGGCCGACCGCCTCGAAGCCGAGGCCGACGTCGGGAACGAGGTGTACCGCGCGTGGGTCGAGATGACGAACCACCTCGACGTCGACCGGCCGGAGTCGTGTACGCCCGGGGAGTTCGCCGCGGCCGCGGTCGACGCCGGGATGGACCGCGACGACGTCGCAGAGCTCACCCGGCTCTTCGAGGAGGTCCGCTACGGCGACGAGGACGTGACAGACCTGCGCGCCGAACGGGCCGTCTCGGCGCTGCGACGGATCGAATCGGCGTACGCCGGTGAGGGGTCGTGA
- a CDS encoding DUF7269 family protein, giving the protein MTDGDLLVGVGAAVVLLGIAGFAGLVVPGLNASFVFVVLVGLLAGVQGLRYLVRRSGADRVATDPGEPERRYRVPAPGDEIRGHAGYDGDRGRPRRRADVRRGSTRRRRRPPRTLRRRIEEAAVETICLCDHCSVETARRRIDEGTWTDDPVAARYLGADVDLPLSTRIRRTVTRRSRRDAAERALDALEALREGD; this is encoded by the coding sequence GTGACCGACGGCGACCTCCTTGTCGGCGTCGGCGCCGCGGTCGTCCTCCTCGGAATCGCGGGGTTCGCGGGGCTCGTGGTGCCCGGTCTGAACGCCTCGTTCGTCTTCGTCGTCCTGGTGGGCCTCCTCGCGGGCGTCCAGGGGCTCCGGTATCTGGTCCGCCGGTCCGGCGCTGACCGCGTCGCGACCGACCCGGGCGAGCCGGAGCGGCGGTACCGCGTGCCGGCGCCCGGCGACGAGATCAGGGGCCACGCCGGCTACGACGGCGACCGGGGACGCCCCCGCCGCCGGGCCGACGTCAGGCGCGGGTCGACCCGTCGCCGGCGGCGGCCGCCGCGGACGCTCCGGCGCCGCATCGAGGAGGCGGCCGTCGAGACGATCTGTCTCTGCGATCACTGCTCGGTCGAGACCGCTCGGCGTCGGATCGACGAGGGGACCTGGACTGACGACCCCGTCGCGGCGCGCTACCTCGGCGCTGACGTCGACCTCCCCCTCTCGACGCGGATCCGACGCACCGTGACGCGGCGCTCGCGGCGGGACGCCGCCGAGCGGGCGCTCGACGCGCTCGAAGCGCTCCGGGAGGGCGACTGA
- a CDS encoding DUF58 domain-containing protein has product MMRALDTHRWTGIEGATLLAAAAGVVFQRPALLLAAGVGVAFTAYGWFGDAPTPTLDVERRIDDASPDLEDEVRVTVEVRNAGSRTLSDLRLVDGVPPALAVTDGSPRHGTALRPGAGTTFSYTVEAVRGEHTWEPLTAIARSPSGERERNVEVGPDGATSISCTPSLSAVETLPLRGLTTPYAGRVTTDVAGSGLEFSSTREYRRGDPLSRIDWNRYARTGDLSTVEFRQERAAAVVLLIDARQAAYVAPGPDREHAVERSVDAAAAAFASLLDAGDRVGIAALSPRECWLAPGAGRDHRSRGRDLLASSPALSPTPPEQPQLPISALQRLRRRLPADAQVLFFSPLVDDDAFDAARRIDAHGHPVTVVSPDATATDTAGRRLARLERRNRMTRLRRAGIRVVDWGNEPLAARVARAERRWSQ; this is encoded by the coding sequence CTGATGCGCGCGCTCGACACCCACCGCTGGACTGGGATCGAGGGGGCGACGCTCCTGGCCGCCGCCGCGGGGGTCGTCTTCCAGCGCCCCGCGCTCCTGCTCGCGGCCGGCGTCGGCGTCGCGTTCACGGCCTACGGGTGGTTCGGCGACGCGCCGACCCCGACGCTCGACGTGGAGCGCCGGATCGACGACGCCTCGCCCGACCTCGAAGACGAGGTGCGGGTCACCGTCGAAGTGCGGAACGCCGGCTCGCGGACGCTCTCGGACCTCCGCCTCGTCGACGGAGTCCCGCCGGCCCTGGCGGTGACCGACGGCTCGCCGCGGCACGGGACGGCGCTCCGCCCCGGTGCCGGGACGACCTTCTCGTACACGGTTGAGGCCGTGCGCGGCGAGCATACCTGGGAGCCGCTGACCGCCATCGCCCGGTCCCCGAGCGGCGAGCGCGAGCGGAACGTCGAGGTCGGTCCCGACGGGGCGACGTCGATCTCGTGTACGCCGTCGCTTTCGGCCGTCGAGACGCTCCCGCTCCGCGGGCTGACGACGCCGTACGCGGGGCGGGTCACGACGGACGTCGCCGGCTCCGGCCTGGAGTTCTCCTCGACGCGCGAGTACCGGCGGGGCGACCCGCTCTCCCGTATCGACTGGAACCGCTACGCCCGCACGGGCGACCTCTCGACGGTCGAGTTCCGCCAGGAGCGCGCCGCCGCGGTCGTGCTCCTGATCGACGCGCGACAGGCCGCGTACGTCGCTCCGGGGCCCGATCGGGAGCACGCCGTCGAGCGGAGCGTCGACGCGGCCGCGGCGGCGTTCGCGTCGCTGCTGGACGCGGGCGACCGCGTCGGCATCGCCGCGCTGTCGCCGCGGGAGTGCTGGCTCGCCCCGGGCGCCGGCCGCGACCACCGGAGCCGCGGCCGCGACCTCCTCGCCTCCAGCCCGGCGCTCTCGCCGACGCCGCCGGAACAGCCGCAGCTGCCGATCTCGGCGCTCCAGCGGCTCCGACGCCGGCTTCCGGCGGACGCGCAGGTGCTGTTCTTCTCGCCGCTGGTCGACGACGACGCCTTCGACGCGGCCCGCCGCATCGACGCCCACGGCCACCCGGTCACCGTCGTCTCGCCGGACGCGACCGCGACCGACACGGCCGGCCGGCGGCTGGCCCGGCTCGAACGCCGGAACCGGATGACGCGGCTCCGACGCGCCGGGATCCGGGTCGTCGACTGGGGGAACGAACCGCTCGCGGCCCGCGTCGCCCGCGCCGAACGGCGGTGGTCGCAGTGA
- a CDS encoding DUF7519 family protein: MTADGPRDGMTAKPPVRGAALSLVAGGACLAALALGSVDALAVGALALAVLAGGLYAAARRAVTVAGAGFLLAILLAGSRGAAPEPLLLATLGAVLAWDLGEFAVDVGEQLGREADTDRLLLVHAAVSLLVGVAGAGTAYGVSLAVGGGQPTSAVVFLLVGVVVLVAALRR; the protein is encoded by the coding sequence GTGACCGCCGACGGCCCGCGCGACGGGATGACCGCGAAGCCGCCCGTTCGCGGAGCGGCGCTGTCGCTCGTCGCCGGCGGCGCCTGTCTCGCGGCCCTCGCGCTGGGTTCGGTCGACGCCCTGGCGGTCGGCGCGCTCGCGCTCGCCGTGCTCGCGGGCGGGCTGTACGCGGCCGCCCGGCGGGCCGTGACGGTCGCCGGCGCGGGATTCCTGCTCGCGATCCTGCTCGCGGGGAGCCGCGGCGCCGCCCCCGAACCCCTCCTGCTCGCTACGCTCGGCGCCGTGTTGGCGTGGGACCTCGGCGAGTTCGCCGTCGACGTCGGCGAGCAGCTCGGTCGAGAGGCCGACACCGACCGCTTACTCCTGGTCCACGCGGCGGTCAGCCTCCTCGTCGGCGTCGCGGGCGCCGGGACGGCCTACGGCGTCTCCCTCGCCGTCGGGGGCGGCCAGCCGACCTCGGCGGTCGTGTTCCTCCTCGTCGGCGTGGTCGTCCTCGTGGCGGCCCTCCGCCGGTGA
- a CDS encoding AAA family ATPase: MDLDDATAACESVRAEVSKAVIADERFLERVLLGVLARGHVLLEDVPGTGKTLTARSVATALGLSFSRVQFTPDLLPADVTGTNVFDEREGTFEFSEGPIFANVVLADEINRAPPKTQAALLEAMEERQVTVDGETHALPEPFFVIATQNPVESEGTFPLPEAQVDRFAVQTEIGYPDSKGEVELLRRRIGREARSPSVEQVLDRASVTALRRAPETVRVDDDLLEYVAEVSRATREHRHVEVGVSPRGTQRLLEAVRAQAVLSGRGFVTPDDVKRVAEPVLAHRIVLTPDARVDEATAADVVADVLDRVEVPTVEADSGADASDGGE, translated from the coding sequence ATGGATCTCGACGACGCGACCGCCGCCTGCGAGTCGGTCCGCGCGGAGGTCTCGAAGGCCGTCATCGCCGACGAGCGCTTCCTCGAACGCGTCCTGCTCGGCGTCCTCGCCCGCGGGCACGTCCTCCTGGAGGACGTCCCCGGGACCGGCAAGACCCTCACCGCCCGCAGCGTCGCGACGGCGCTCGGCCTCTCCTTCTCGCGCGTGCAGTTCACGCCCGACCTCCTCCCCGCGGACGTGACCGGGACGAACGTCTTCGACGAGCGCGAGGGGACTTTCGAGTTCAGCGAGGGGCCGATCTTCGCGAACGTCGTCCTCGCCGACGAGATCAACCGCGCGCCGCCGAAGACCCAGGCCGCGCTCCTGGAGGCGATGGAGGAGCGACAGGTGACCGTCGACGGCGAGACCCACGCGCTCCCGGAGCCGTTCTTCGTGATCGCGACGCAGAACCCCGTCGAGAGCGAGGGGACCTTCCCGCTGCCGGAGGCGCAGGTCGACCGCTTCGCCGTCCAGACCGAGATCGGCTACCCCGATTCGAAGGGGGAGGTCGAACTCCTCCGGCGCCGGATCGGCCGCGAGGCGCGGAGTCCGAGCGTCGAACAGGTCCTCGACCGGGCGTCGGTAACCGCGCTCCGGCGCGCGCCGGAGACCGTCCGCGTCGACGACGACCTCCTCGAATACGTCGCCGAGGTGTCGCGGGCGACCCGCGAGCACCGCCACGTCGAGGTCGGCGTCTCCCCCCGCGGCACTCAGCGCCTGCTCGAAGCCGTCCGCGCGCAGGCGGTGCTCTCGGGGCGCGGGTTCGTCACCCCCGACGACGTGAAGCGGGTCGCAGAGCCCGTCCTCGCCCACCGGATCGTCCTGACGCCGGACGCGCGGGTCGACGAGGCCACGGCCGCCGACGTCGTCGCCGACGTGCTCGACCGCGTGGAGGTCCCGACCGTCGAGGCCGACTCCGGAGCGGACGCGTCGGACGGGGGCGAATAG
- a CDS encoding DUF7521 family protein has product MSGVPGVRVAAEAAILSCGLVLAFLAYRAYRNTESAALGLVTVGFCLVSLGAVAGVALPFVTPVELALGLTVQNVLTAVGLAALVYSLCVSKTGVDTGSGPA; this is encoded by the coding sequence ATGTCGGGAGTCCCGGGGGTCCGCGTGGCGGCCGAGGCCGCGATCCTCTCGTGTGGCCTCGTACTCGCCTTTCTGGCGTATCGCGCGTACAGGAACACGGAGTCCGCCGCGCTCGGACTCGTGACCGTCGGCTTCTGCCTCGTGAGTCTCGGCGCGGTCGCGGGCGTGGCGCTCCCGTTCGTCACGCCCGTAGAGCTCGCTCTCGGACTGACGGTACAGAACGTCCTCACCGCGGTCGGCCTTGCGGCTCTCGTCTACTCGCTATGTGTCTCGAAAACGGGCGTCGACACGGGATCGGGACCGGCCTGA
- a CDS encoding DoxX family membrane protein: MSYQFEGNLLGEETALTLSGGWGQYWIAFLRVLTGWWFFHSGVTKLIADGLNYTYAPAYLEGMSSTVVGPLATFLATDAAWLVKAGVPLFETLIGLALLFGVLTRLAAFGGVFFMTLFWTGNAEFGHGLVNGDLMGLLLFMTMIVFAAGRYYGLDAIIEKTAFIKQHPRLRYLLG; encoded by the coding sequence ATGTCATACCAGTTCGAGGGTAACCTACTCGGGGAGGAGACGGCCCTGACACTGTCCGGCGGCTGGGGCCAGTACTGGATCGCGTTCCTTCGGGTGCTCACCGGCTGGTGGTTCTTCCATTCCGGCGTGACGAAACTCATCGCCGACGGGCTGAACTACACGTACGCGCCGGCGTACCTGGAGGGAATGAGCAGCACGGTCGTCGGGCCCCTCGCGACCTTCCTGGCCACCGACGCCGCCTGGCTCGTGAAGGCCGGCGTGCCGCTGTTCGAGACGCTGATCGGCCTCGCGCTCCTGTTCGGCGTCCTCACTCGGCTCGCGGCGTTCGGCGGCGTCTTCTTCATGACGCTGTTCTGGACCGGCAACGCCGAGTTCGGCCACGGGCTCGTGAACGGCGACCTGATGGGCCTGCTGCTGTTCATGACGATGATCGTGTTCGCCGCCGGGCGCTACTACGGGCTCGACGCCATCATCGAGAAGACCGCGTTCATCAAGCAACACCCGCGGCTCAGATACCTACTCGGCTGA
- a CDS encoding (R)-citramalate synthase: MVDLFGGNPDNPLASTVDSDDSVQLLDTTLRDGEQAPGVSLTPDEKADIARSLDRAGIEYIEAGSACTGEGERETIRQVTALDLDATVTSFARGVQNDIDLALDCGVDGVTIVVPASDKHVERKVGTTHDEVVENTGELVAYAKDHGLWVEVIGEDGSRADLDFLERLMAEALDAGADRSCYADTVGHATPETTYEYVSRLADLGPVSTHTHDDLGLGMTNVWASLAAGADLVHGTINGIGERAGNVALEEVAIALAHGYGVETMDLEQVYDLAQQVSHATGVPLPPNKAVVGENAFTHESGIHTDGTLKDDTMYEPYPPEMVGRERRLVLGKHAGRAGVRAALDEHGVDVSEEELADVVERVKRLGDRDKRVTDADLLAIAEDVQGRERDRHVELLDLTAASGGGTPTASVRLRVGTEERVASGTGSGPVDAAVEAVRAALGSEADAQLESYHVDAITGGTDAVVTVEVEMSKGDRTVTVATSDSDITRCSVEAMVEALDRLLATDADEDEPGAEPEDATLADD, encoded by the coding sequence GTGGTCGATTTATTCGGGGGTAACCCCGACAACCCCCTCGCATCCACCGTGGATTCTGACGACTCCGTACAGCTGCTAGACACGACGCTCCGAGACGGCGAACAAGCCCCGGGTGTCTCGCTCACGCCGGACGAGAAGGCCGACATCGCGCGGTCGCTCGACCGGGCCGGCATCGAGTACATCGAGGCCGGCAGCGCCTGCACCGGCGAGGGCGAGCGCGAGACCATCCGCCAGGTGACCGCGCTCGACCTCGACGCGACGGTGACGAGCTTCGCGCGCGGCGTCCAGAACGACATCGACCTCGCGCTCGACTGCGGGGTAGACGGCGTCACCATCGTCGTCCCCGCCAGCGACAAGCACGTCGAGCGGAAGGTCGGCACCACCCACGACGAGGTGGTCGAGAACACGGGCGAGCTGGTCGCCTACGCCAAGGACCACGGCCTCTGGGTCGAGGTCATCGGCGAGGACGGCTCCCGCGCCGACCTGGACTTCCTCGAACGCCTGATGGCCGAGGCGCTCGACGCCGGCGCGGACCGATCGTGTTACGCCGACACCGTGGGCCACGCCACGCCGGAGACGACCTACGAGTACGTCTCCCGGCTGGCCGACCTCGGCCCCGTGTCGACCCACACCCACGACGACCTCGGGCTGGGGATGACGAACGTCTGGGCCAGCCTCGCGGCCGGCGCGGACCTCGTCCACGGCACGATCAACGGCATCGGCGAGCGCGCGGGCAACGTCGCCCTCGAAGAGGTCGCCATCGCCCTGGCGCACGGCTACGGCGTCGAGACGATGGACTTAGAACAGGTGTACGACCTCGCCCAGCAGGTCTCCCACGCGACCGGCGTGCCGCTCCCGCCGAACAAGGCGGTCGTGGGCGAGAACGCCTTCACCCACGAGAGCGGCATCCACACCGACGGCACGCTCAAGGACGACACGATGTACGAGCCGTATCCCCCAGAGATGGTGGGTCGCGAACGCCGGCTCGTCCTGGGCAAGCACGCCGGCCGGGCGGGCGTCCGCGCGGCGCTCGACGAGCACGGCGTCGACGTGAGCGAGGAAGAGCTCGCGGACGTCGTCGAGCGCGTGAAGCGCCTCGGCGACCGCGACAAGCGCGTCACCGACGCCGACCTCCTGGCGATCGCCGAGGACGTCCAGGGCCGGGAGCGCGACCGCCACGTCGAGCTCCTGGACCTCACGGCCGCCTCCGGCGGCGGGACGCCGACCGCCTCGGTCCGGCTCCGGGTCGGCACCGAAGAGCGCGTCGCCTCCGGCACCGGGAGCGGCCCGGTCGACGCCGCCGTCGAGGCCGTGCGGGCCGCGCTCGGCTCCGAGGCCGACGCGCAGCTCGAATCCTACCACGTCGACGCGATCACCGGCGGCACCGACGCCGTCGTCACCGTCGAGGTGGAGATGTCGAAGGGCGACCGGACGGTGACGGTCGCGACCTCCGACTCGGACATCACCCGCTGCAGCGTCGAGGCGATGGTCGAGGCGCTCGACCGCCTGCTAGCCACCGACGCCGACGAGGACGAGCCGGGAGCCGAGCCGGAAGACGCGACGCTGGCCGACGACTGA
- a CDS encoding DUF192 domain-containing protein, with product MRLEHRSGGERATLASDVEVADTFLSRARGLMFRRSIPDDYAMVFEFDEADSRDLHMVFVPFDLDALWLVGDEVVKKKRLRAWRGLGAATADTVVELPAGAADGVETGDTVRLVEE from the coding sequence GTGCGACTCGAACACCGAAGCGGCGGGGAGCGAGCGACGCTCGCCAGCGACGTCGAGGTGGCCGACACGTTCCTCTCGCGGGCCCGCGGGCTGATGTTCCGGCGGTCGATCCCCGACGACTACGCGATGGTCTTCGAGTTCGACGAGGCCGACAGCCGCGACCTCCACATGGTCTTCGTCCCGTTCGACCTCGACGCGCTGTGGCTCGTCGGCGACGAGGTCGTGAAGAAAAAGCGCCTGCGGGCGTGGCGCGGCCTCGGGGCCGCCACCGCCGACACCGTGGTCGAACTGCCCGCGGGCGCCGCGGACGGCGTCGAGACCGGAGACACCGTCCGGCTCGTCGAGGAGTGA
- a CDS encoding DUF7097 family protein, which produces MRETPTGTPVGVDDPYDHAGVCDHLTDDGRCRFALTRAGDDPEFAAARRRADYDCVAAADAEFRDCPHYRSTTDGRECVRCGLEAVRIAHDDSRPLLEEHHLSYGSASGGGDDGEPSHEITVALCRWCHAKIHQSFARLDDDAAPDPEAIAAREERRAKEQSEFGFTTARERRDEDG; this is translated from the coding sequence ATGCGGGAGACGCCCACGGGCACGCCGGTCGGCGTCGACGACCCCTACGACCACGCCGGCGTCTGCGACCACCTCACCGACGACGGCCGGTGCCGCTTCGCGCTGACGCGCGCCGGCGACGACCCAGAGTTCGCGGCCGCCCGCCGCCGCGCGGACTACGACTGCGTCGCGGCCGCCGACGCCGAGTTCCGCGACTGCCCGCACTACCGATCGACCACCGACGGCCGCGAGTGCGTCCGCTGCGGCCTGGAAGCCGTCCGGATCGCTCACGACGACTCCCGCCCGCTGCTGGAGGAACACCACCTCTCGTACGGGAGCGCGAGCGGCGGAGGAGACGACGGCGAGCCGAGCCACGAGATCACGGTCGCGCTCTGTCGGTGGTGCCACGCGAAGATCCACCAGTCGTTCGCGCGCCTCGACGACGACGCCGCGCCGGACCCCGAAGCGATCGCCGCCCGGGAGGAGCGCCGCGCGAAGGAGCAGTCGGAGTTCGGCTTCACGACCGCGCGCGAGCGGCGGGACGAGGACGGTTGA